One genomic window of Anaerolineales bacterium includes the following:
- a CDS encoding AAA family ATPase: MSWEITGHEWAEQLLRQHIVAGKVRHAYLFLGPAGAGKRTLALRLAQALSCTAPPAPGSYCGACRACLGVPRQRHTDLHCITREEDRSQVRVEQIRELQRQLILAPLESRCRIALLTDFEQASEEAQNALLKTLEEPSSQVVLLLTAESGDQLLPTIVSRCEVLWLKPVPTEVIRASLLGQGLVPDQADLLASLAGGRPGQAFALVEDGERLAQRQAFLDDLRLQLGESAIARFEYAADRLSPKRDEPLSVRRRRAGEMLECWQGLWRDALLASHQARVPLVNVDSVELVEEICQACTPGEIADCVLAIGRTADAIERNVDPVLALEALMLDLPRLRPSTTD, translated from the coding sequence ATGTCCTGGGAGATAACCGGTCACGAATGGGCTGAGCAATTGCTGCGCCAGCATATCGTGGCCGGCAAGGTGCGCCATGCCTACCTGTTCCTCGGGCCGGCGGGCGCGGGGAAGCGCACGTTAGCGCTCCGTCTGGCCCAGGCCCTGTCCTGCACGGCGCCGCCTGCGCCCGGGTCATACTGCGGAGCGTGCCGAGCCTGCCTCGGGGTGCCGCGGCAAAGGCATACCGATCTGCACTGCATCACCCGGGAGGAGGATCGAAGTCAGGTGCGTGTCGAGCAGATCCGTGAGCTCCAGCGGCAGCTGATCCTGGCGCCGCTGGAATCGCGCTGCCGGATCGCGCTGCTGACGGACTTCGAGCAGGCAAGTGAGGAAGCCCAGAACGCGCTGTTGAAGACACTTGAAGAACCTTCCAGCCAGGTGGTGCTGCTGCTGACCGCCGAGTCCGGCGACCAGCTTCTGCCGACAATCGTCTCGCGCTGCGAGGTGCTGTGGCTCAAGCCTGTCCCGACAGAGGTCATCCGCGCCTCGCTATTGGGACAAGGGCTTGTGCCCGATCAGGCAGATCTGCTCGCTTCGCTGGCGGGAGGCAGACCCGGCCAGGCCTTTGCCCTGGTGGAGGATGGTGAGCGCCTGGCGCAGCGGCAGGCGTTTCTCGACGACCTCAGGCTTCAATTGGGGGAGAGCGCTATTGCTCGCTTCGAGTACGCGGCGGATCGCTTGTCGCCGAAGCGGGACGAGCCGCTCTCGGTTCGGCGCCGCCGGGCGGGGGAGATGCTGGAATGCTGGCAGGGACTGTGGCGGGATGCCCTGCTGGCTTCCCACCAGGCCCGGGTCCCGCTGGTCAATGTCGACTCCGTCGAACTGGTTGAAGAGATCTGTCAGGCGTGCACGCCCGGAGAGATCGCCGATTGCGTGCTGGCCATCGGGCGCACGGCGGATGCCATCGAGCGCAATGTCGACCCCGTGCTGGCCCTCGAAGCCCTGATGCTGGACCTTCCACGCCTGCGGCCGTCAACCACCGACTGA
- a CDS encoding stage V sporulation protein S codes for MDIVKVSAQSRTSAVAGAIAGVVREHRRAEIQAIGAGAVNQAVKAVAIARGYLHEDGLDVVCIPEFVTIDIEGRERTAIRLTVEPR; via the coding sequence ATGGACATTGTCAAGGTTTCCGCTCAGTCACGCACCTCGGCTGTGGCGGGCGCCATCGCCGGCGTGGTTCGGGAGCACCGGCGGGCCGAAATCCAGGCCATTGGCGCCGGCGCCGTCAATCAGGCGGTGAAAGCCGTGGCGATCGCCCGTGGCTATCTCCACGAGGACGGGCTGGACGTGGTTTGCATCCCCGAGTTCGTCACGATCGACATCGAAGGCCGGGAGCGGACTGCCATCCGCCTAACCGTCGAACCCCGCTAG